The Anolis sagrei isolate rAnoSag1 chromosome Y, rAnoSag1.mat, whole genome shotgun sequence genome contains a region encoding:
- the LOC132780643 gene encoding galectin-7-like, producing the protein MAHVPEEKLKVPYCTELPDGLDQGKRVRIRGSVPKDGKSFVVSFLCGKDEDADALLFLIKLDDSSEMALKSFLNKILNEEEKYSNLPFAKGQDFQLEFIFEEEGFKVVVNEEETYQYKQHIPPEKIHFLQVEGNVELEFVSLLDEKDNQPGDKMQSPGMLHCPRRCRPVLCCRPCRPCVRWYCYRCYCVPCRCGCRRY; encoded by the exons ATGGCTCATGTTCCAGAGGAGAAATTG AAGGTcccttattgcactgagttaccAGATGGACTTGATCAAGGAAAACGTGTGAGGATCCGAGGTTCAGtgcccaaggatggtaaaag CTTCGTTGTGAGTTTCCTGTGTGGTAAGGATGAAGACGCGGACGCTTTATTGTTTCTGATCAAGTTGGATGATTCAAGTGAGATGGCATTGAAAAGCTTCCTGAACAAAATCCTAAACGAGGAAGAAAAGTATAGCAATCTCCCTTTTGCTAAAGGGCAGGATTTTCAGCTGGAGTTTATCTTTGAAGAAGAAGGCTTCAAG GTGGTGGTCAATGAGGAAGAGACCTACCAATATAAACAACACATCCCTCCTGAGAAAATACACTTCCTGCAGGTGGAAGGAAATGTGGAGCTTGAGTTTGTCAGTCTGCTGGATGAAAAGGACAACCAGCCAGGAGATAAGATGCAGTCACCTGGCATGCTGCATTGCCCCAGGCGTTGCCGCCCAGTTTTATGTTGCAGGCCTTGCAGACCATGCGTGAGATGGTACTGTTATCGCTGTTACTGCGTTCCATGTCGCTGTGGCTGCCGCCGTTACTGA